The genomic stretch GTTGCGGCTGTCGACGATGAACTGCGATACCGCGAGCAGGATAGCCACCAGTGGTACACTGTCACCGACAAGGAGGAACTCTACCACCACCTCCAGCAGCAAGGCCAGCCCGCTGTCCAGTCGCTGTCAGAGACGCCGCTGACGCGCCTGCAGTTCACTCCAAGCCCACTCACCAATGACGACGGATGAGCACACTCCAGAGGAGTACGATGGCCGCCTGAGCCTGCTGACGGAGACAATCGAGGCACTCCGTAAAATGCTCGAGAGTGACCATTCGCTTCCCACCGACCAACGGATGTTCGCCCGTCGGCTTCTCTTCCTCGCGAGCCAGCCGATTACTGAAGCCGAACGGATGCTGCCCAAGCCAGACCGAGATGCTGACTCAGCAGACGAGCGCACTCCTGATTCATCGGATGACTACGCTGATGCAGTCACCCACATCGAACGGCAGTTGTGCTGGCTGATTCGCTCACTCCGAACTGTACAGCCACCAGCCCACCACTACGACGAACAACCCGCCGAGAAGTTCACAACAGCCCTCGAGTACGCCACAGCCCTCCGAGACATTCTGTCATCGGTCCCGGAAGACAGCCCGATTCTCGCCGACGCAGAGGACATCAATCCCGACAACGTTGATCCGCACGTCGGGGGGCGTGGTAATGGTGATGGACGGTGGCTCGAGTATCAACTTGAGCGTGCACTCGGACGCTGGGGATACCGTGCAGCGACACGCCAGCACCTCTACAGTCTGGAGGTAGATGTCGTCGCTAAACGACGGGAGAAACAGCAGCAGCCCAGCGACTGGATTGTCGCCCAGTGTAAAGATTGGACAGACGACCCAATCACACCGACGGCGCTCTTCCGGTTGTGTACGGTGGCGTTTGCCTGTCGTGCGATGCCGGTGCTCTGTCACACGACTGAGCTGACGCCTCGGACCGAGAACTTGGCGCGTGAACTCGAGGTGCGCGTGCTTGAGCTACCAGATCTGGAGCGTGCAGAGCTGCCTGCCCCACAGATTGCCAAACCGACGATGGAATTCCGAGAGTGGGAGCCACAGTACCGGGCTCGCGATGATCGTGGCAGGTTCCCGTTGATGTTCCGCAGCGAGCCAGGGAAACGCTTCAGCTACGTTCCCGGGTTCAAGCCAGTCGGCAAAGACGCTGACTACGAACCGATCGAGAATGATCGGGATGGCGATGCGCATCCCGCTTCTGGCCATTAAGTCTCTACAGGATTGGGCAGCGAGTGTCGAATTATACGTCTACTGGGCCAGCAGCGAAATCCTCTGAAATATCTTTAGGAGATCTGCTGAGGCATATCCGTCTGCGAAAATCGTATTATCGTCCGCCGACAGATATTGGTACGGATGCCCGTTCCGGTTGACGAACTCACGAGTGACGATCGGTTCCCGATCAAGCCGGACACGAACGAGTACTGCGCTCTTAGCTTCCTTTTCGCACACCGCGAATACGGCTTCACCCCACGCGAAATCGCAGATCGAACAGCCCTCAACAAGACCGCCATCTCGAGCACGATGGCTCGTCTCTTTGAGTACGGGCTTATCGAACGAGCAGACAACGTCTATTACGTCGACCCAATCCGAGCCAGTGAGCTAAAGCGACGGCTCGAATCGCTCGATTCACTCATTCACCTCTTCGAGTCAGCACCCGACGACAGCTACGCCGAGAAGGGCTGGGAACAGGAACTTCCGACCTTCGATCCAGATGAAAAAGCGGATGCCTCAGAGGGGAAATCCGAACCGGTAGAAGCACAAGCTGAAGCCCTCATCGAAGATATCGTAGACTGTCGTAGAACGGAATAACCTCGATTCCGTGTTTAAATTCCGCGTCCATGTCTCAATACCGGTTTTCCAAGACCAAACCGGGGAGTTTGACGTCGCCCCGGTGAGCGTGAAATCGAGTGCCGTACTACTCTAGTGGAGGTCAGTGATTTTGCCAATCCAGCGGACGCCGCTGAGGGCAGGCGTGTTTTAGACGACCGATGTAATCTGGCCGTTCAGTTGTGACACGCTCAGAACCTCTCCTGTATCGAGTTCAGCTGCCTGCCGTTCAGTATCCGGTGCGTCCGCCATGCACGCCTTCTAAATTCTGTACAGGATCATCAAAAAGCTATCTTCGTGCTGAGTATACCATCTCAGCAAGGGAATCGTAGTAGGGAACGACCCAGAGTTCAACAGACCATCTCGCTCGTGCAGTGTAGAACTACTCCGATAGCTCTCCGTCGTCGAGTTTCTCGTTCGCGACCTCGATCAGTTTCTGTAGTCTGTCGTCGAACTCGTCTTCGAACTCCGTATGTAGTGCGTCATCGTACATCCGAAGAGTTCGTCCCAGCCCAATTGCAGCAAGCCACTCTTGGAACTGGTTATTATTCATATCATCAACCGATTTACTCACTGCATTCGTGTTTGAACCCGTCGCCCAGAGCTGCAGAAGATCGAGGTCGTTGACTATCGCAAGACGAGCGAAGTCCGCGAATGCAGCGCTCACCTCTTGCGAGAGCTGTGTGTAGGAGACAGAATCTCAGTCAAGTTCCTGTTCTCCCTCTAGTAGTTCATTGACGTACGAGAGCGAACGCAGTGACAGGAATCCATCCCTATCGACTGCCATCGGCGGGTCGCTCTCAGACTCTGCAATCTCGGACAGTGCCTGTCCACAGGATCCGCAGTAGTGGTGAACCGCCTTGACTTGGCTCCCACAATTCGGGCAGTAGGGCATACTGTGAGCTACGAGCCATAGGCACAGAGGCTTTGCCGGTTGGGGATATTGCTGTACGAATCTGAAAGGCTCCTTTCGGAGAAAATGACTGTGAGGTGCTCCCAGCCATCGAATTTGGGTGTCTGACGTTGTGAATTGAGAGTTCCCCGAGGACAAGGTTATTTTATCCGTTCTGTCAATACCGGAGATATGGTTACTGTGGTTTCAGTAGGAGAATTCGACCTCGACGAAGGAGCCCTCCACGCTGCTGCCGATACATACCTCGATTTCAAATCGGCTGGTGACGACCAGAGGAATTGGAATCGAGAGGTTCTGAATAGCGGCCATTCGTGGCTCAATCAACGCGATCTGACTGCGGGCACGGTATCGGAATATACGTCGGAGCTGAGAGAAGCAACGGGAGATGATCACCCAATTCTGTCCGAGGAAGACTTCGATGACCTGGAGGCGAAGGTAGCTGACGACGCTGGAAATTTTGTCGAAGACTTGGTAGCGCTATTCGAAGATGAGAGCCCACTCGAAGATCGGATCGAGCGATTCAGGACGAATCAAGGGATAGATCTCACGGTCATTAGTGCTCTCTTGACGACTTCCGACCCTGACCGATATGTGCTGTACGATGAGGGAAGCTTTGAGACCTTCATTCGGTACTTCACTGGGTTGAACAGCCCCGATCTCGGCGATCTCTCGGTCGGGAGAAGATACGATTTGTATCGGAACTACTGTTCAACAATCCAGTCAGACGTATTGAACGAGAAACTCGCCGGCGCTACGCTCCAAGACGCTCAAGAGTTCGTGGGTACTGTAACACACTCGGCGGAATGTAGATATAATTTTATCCTCAGATACCTCTTTAGACACACTAGCCAGTTAGAGGAGTTCGAGGAGGAAACCTCTATGTTCCTCGACGAAATTCGCACGCTACCACAGGCATTTCTCAGAGATCAGCTTGAGGCGTATGAAGGACGCCAGAAAATAGCCAAAATCCGGTACGATGTGCTCGATGCCATCCTTGACGGTGAATCCGTAGATATCGACGAAATCGCCGCACGAGAGAATGCAAACCACGAGAAGAACATCATGAACTCGTGGGACGACTACAAGATCCTGGCTCAGATTTATTACAACTATGCCAAAGACCGCGTAGAGGCATATATCGAGGATCTACTCGATTATCTACGCAACGAGATAGACGCTGACCAACTGTCTACAGGCGGAACAGGCCGAGTGCCTCGGGGGCTTGACCCCGAGGGTGAAGGCCGTAAGCTTGTGTGAGTTTTCCACTTTCACCGTGGATGGCTGATATTGAAGGACAGCCAACTGCTACACAGAGATAGAGAAATGGCACAAGAGCAGACTCTCGTGAAGACGCTGGATTTCCAACTCAACATCCAGAGTGACAACGAGAGTCTGCTGGAAGATGCCACGCTCGAATCCCGATGGGCGTACAACGAAACTATCCGTCTTGCCAAGCAGGGCGTGGATTGGAACGAAATCCCCGACCGCGTTGCCGACGACGCCGATCTCGTGAAAAACACCACACAGCGCGTCGTTGCGAAAGCACTCGGGGCAATGGACAACTACTACGAGTACGACGACTTCAACCAGCCAAGCCACACCAAAGACGGCACGTACCCGCTTCGAGCCAACTTCGAGGAAGGGTACAACCTCACGCTTCGAGACGACGGAACCGTGGAGTTCCGTATCAGCGCGAAACCCTACAAGCACGTCCAAGGCGTGCTGGAAGGTGACGACGCCCATCTCGACATTCTCCGAGCGGCACTCGCTGGCGACGAGTGGAACATCGGAACGGCAGAAGCACTATTCCACGATGGGACGCCCGAGTTGCACGTCAACATCACGAATACCGAGCGTACCGTCCGTGACAAACACGATTCTCGGACAGCCATTGGCGTGGACGTCAACGAAGACAACGTGGCACTGTCGGCGCTGTCAGCAGATGGCGTTGAGGACACATTAGTCATCGACTTCCCCGAAATCAAGTTCGAGCGCCACCGCTACTTCACGATGCGAAAGCGGGTGCAGAACGCCGAGAAACCGAGTATGCATGAGACGCTGGAAGGACGAGAAGAACGGTTCGTCCGTGACCGACTCCACAAGGTGAGTCGGCACATCGTGGAGTGGTGCCAACAGTTCGAGACACCGTGTATCATCTTTGAAGACCTCAAAGAGATGCGCGATAGTATCGACTACGGCACTCGGATGAACCGACGCTTGCACCACCTGCCGTTCCGTGCGCTACAATACTACACATCGTACAAAGCCGCCTTCGAGGGCGTGCCAACAGCGTGGATTGACCCTGAATTCACGAGTCAGCAGTGTCCGATGTGTGGACACACGGAACGGGCGAACCGCCACAAAAAGCGGTTCAAGTGCCGGGACTGTGAGCATCAAGACCACAGCGACCGAGGTGCGAGCGTCAACATCGCCGTGAAAGGCATCGAGAAGCATCAAGACTGGAATGTGCCTGCTCTCAACAGCCTTCCCCAAGTGCGGAAGGTGCGACGGCAGGCATCGGGGGCCGTGGACGCCCCGACCGTGGCCTTAGATACCGTGAGAGGGCATCATCCCGATGGTATCCGAGGCGTGTCCGACTAATCCGCGGGAAGCCTCGGGGCTTGACCCCGAGGCGGTTCACTCACTACGTCACCTATCAGGGCGCAACCAACATCCCGAGTACTCGTTCGTGGGCTGTTCTGTATCCGAGTGTTCTCGGAGATCACAAATCAGCATATCAACTGTACATCTATTTCTATCCAAATGAGATCGAATACGGGATCGATAACGGGAGCGACGTCCCTCGAAAGGAATACGATGATGAGTCGTTCGAGTCTGAAGACGAAATATCGATCCAGAACGTGGTCGAAGCGTACAGAGAACGGTTGGACACCTTCTGGAGGTGGAATGAAGAACTGATCGAAGAACCGGACTCCGCAGAGTACGACGAGTTACCATGGTTCGAAACCGTGGAGAAACATCTCCAGCGCAAGAAACAGATCGTTTTCCACGGCCCGCCAGGAACCGGGAAGACCTATGGCGCGCTCAACTTCGCCAAGTGGTGGATAGACAGGGGACTGAACGAGGAAGATCACTTCGACGACGCTGTTGAGGACCGCCTTCGGATGGTAACGTTCCATCCAACGTTTTCGTATGAGGACTTCATCGAGGGGATAACGGCGAAAACTCGTGACGGCGACCTCGTGTACGAACCCGAGGCTGGCGTGTTCAAGGAGATGGCTGAGGACGCCGTCGAGGCCTACGAAGACGCCGATTCGAAAGCAGAGGCCCCCAGATACATCCTCATCATCGACGAAGTGAACCGGGGAAACATCCCGAAGATTTTCGGTGAGACGATCACCCTCATCGAGAGCGACAAGCGACTCGGTGAGCCGAACGAGATGAGAGACGAGCTGCCACATCCAGAGGATCGGCTCGTAGTGCCCCCAAACCTCTACATCATCGGGGCGATGAACACGGCCGATCGGTCAATCGCACTCGTCGATGCCGCGATACGTCGTCGATTCCGATTTCGACACTTCCCGCCGAACTACGAAGTTCTCTACGACGACCTTGGCTTCGATGGTGAACAGGATGTCAAAACCAAGGCTTCAGTCGAAGAGGGAGAGGACCTTGGTGGTCTCTCCATTCTCGCACTCAGTGCTATCAACGAACGTATCCGAGACAGTGGGAACCTCGGGAAAGGCAAACAGGTTGGTCACTCCTACCTTATCGGTGGTACCACGGATGAGCGTCTCGTAGAGTCCTGGAAGAACGAGATACTCCCGCTGCTCGATGAGTACTACTTCGGAGACATGGAGCGGCTCAAAGAGCACATATTCGATGGCGGGGGTGAGAACCTATTCAACTGGAAGGAACAGCGGATCGCCGATTTCGATTCCGACGCTCTCCGCGCCGCGCTTTCCGAACTCGTTGACGAGGATGGTGGAGTGGAGTGACAACTGCTGACCTAATAGAGCTGTCCGAGTACGACGAATCGGACCCAATCGACCTGTCCGATGACGATATCGAGATGATCGAATCACAGGTCGATGGATTACGAGTGGAGTACAGACGAGGCAAACAGGTCGTACTGCACACGGATCATCGAGTCGGAGTCGTCGCTCTCCCCGACGGACCCACTATTGAGATACAACCGAAGATCGGGGATCCAAACCTAGTCACGCTACTACGATACGCAAACGGGGCAGAGCCAACCCATCTCTCGCGCGAAACGGAACTCGAAAGCGGGACGAATTTTGTGGACACGGTAGCAGCCCTGTTTCTCGAAGAGCTGGAGGCAGTTCTGTCTCAAGGTCTCAGGAGAGAGTACGTCGATGTAGAAGGAACAGAAGAGTATCTCCGTGGCAGACTAAACGTCCAGAGACAGCTCGCAGGAGGTCCCGGTAAGACGGATTTCGAGTGCGATTACGACGAATTCACCTATGATACCACGCTAAACCAGACGATTCTCTGCGTTGCGAACGTGCTGTCGTCGGTGGTGGATGGCACCGGGATCGCTGGCGAACTACGCGAATACGAATCGCGGCTCAGACGACGAGTGACGCTCCGCGAAGTTTCGATCGAGGAAGCCGAACGGATCGAACTGACTCGTCTTACTGATTACTATGAGAAGGTTCTGGTCTTGTCTCGGCTCGTGCTGAAACACATCTACATCGAAGATATCGTCGCCGGTGAGGGTGCATCGTACTCCCTGTTGATCGGAATGAATGACGTGTTCGAAAAGGTGGTGGAGAGAACTGCACGCGAAACTGTGGACGAACGAGATGGCTGGAGCGTCGAAGGGCAGGCTCGAACCGACAATCTACTCAGGGGAAGTCCGCCGATTCGTATGCGGCCTGATTTCGTCGTCAAGCGCCACGGTGAGCCAGTGCTGGTCGGGGACGCCAAGTGGAAGACCGGCGTCAAGAATAACGATGTCTATCAGGTCGTAGCGTATCAGACCGCCTATGATGCGCCTTGTGTGTTGGTCTATCCAGACAACGATGGTGCTGTCGAGAATGACTACTCTGTGAAGAACGGGCATAGTTTAGCGATGTTGGAGCTACCGACTGGGGTGAATACTGCAGATGTTCATGAATTCGGTCGAGAAAACGTTGAGCGATTTTTCGATTTTCTCTCCCGGACCGTGGGTTGATAAGACGGAGGAAGGAATCGTGAGCTCTCGAACCGGATTCAACTCAATATCTCTTCATTTTTAGCTTTGTTCTGCGGTTTGTGGTAGAGTATTCTCCGTGCGTAATGCTTCATCATCCGTTCAAGAGTGTAGCTATCATTACGGGATTTTAGCGAGGATTCGGTACACCCTGTTTTCCCGGGGTACCGGTTAACCAACTATTGCCTCGCTAGAGTTGGTTAATTATGTGGGTGTCTCCTATGTATCCCCCATTGGTTGTGGTACGCTGCAGTCCGGGCTACTCCACATCCGAAGACTCGAATCGAGCTATAACGTGAATATCGTGCTAACCCAGATTGGAACTCACTCGGACATCACTGAATCGGCAGCGTCAAACAGTACCCCTCCACTTCCGGTGCAAGTGAAATTACCTGCCGGCGGCGTTCAAGGTCGGCCTTCCGTTCATCCACCCGCTCATCCAACCGGTCCAATCGACGACGTTGTCCTCGGATCGAAATCTCCATATCTTCTCCAGCGGCAGCCTGCTGCTGGTACTCCGAAATAAAAGCCTGAATCCGCTCAC from Halobacterium jilantaiense encodes the following:
- a CDS encoding MarR family transcriptional regulator: MPVPVDELTSDDRFPIKPDTNEYCALSFLFAHREYGFTPREIADRTALNKTAISSTMARLFEYGLIERADNVYYVDPIRASELKRRLESLDSLIHLFESAPDDSYAEKGWEQELPTFDPDEKADASEGKSEPVEAQAEALIEDIVDCRRTE
- a CDS encoding zinc-ribbon domain-containing protein → MPYCPNCGSQVKAVHHYCGSCGQALSEIAESESDPPMAVDRDGFLSLRSLSYVNELLEGEQELD
- a CDS encoding RNA-guided endonuclease InsQ/TnpB family protein, which translates into the protein MAQEQTLVKTLDFQLNIQSDNESLLEDATLESRWAYNETIRLAKQGVDWNEIPDRVADDADLVKNTTQRVVAKALGAMDNYYEYDDFNQPSHTKDGTYPLRANFEEGYNLTLRDDGTVEFRISAKPYKHVQGVLEGDDAHLDILRAALAGDEWNIGTAEALFHDGTPELHVNITNTERTVRDKHDSRTAIGVDVNEDNVALSALSADGVEDTLVIDFPEIKFERHRYFTMRKRVQNAEKPSMHETLEGREERFVRDRLHKVSRHIVEWCQQFETPCIIFEDLKEMRDSIDYGTRMNRRLHHLPFRALQYYTSYKAAFEGVPTAWIDPEFTSQQCPMCGHTERANRHKKRFKCRDCEHQDHSDRGASVNIAVKGIEKHQDWNVPALNSLPQVRKVRRQASGAVDAPTVALDTVRGHHPDGIRGVSD
- a CDS encoding McrB family protein, with product MTPRRFTHYVTYQGATNIPSTRSWAVLYPSVLGDHKSAYQLYIYFYPNEIEYGIDNGSDVPRKEYDDESFESEDEISIQNVVEAYRERLDTFWRWNEELIEEPDSAEYDELPWFETVEKHLQRKKQIVFHGPPGTGKTYGALNFAKWWIDRGLNEEDHFDDAVEDRLRMVTFHPTFSYEDFIEGITAKTRDGDLVYEPEAGVFKEMAEDAVEAYEDADSKAEAPRYILIIDEVNRGNIPKIFGETITLIESDKRLGEPNEMRDELPHPEDRLVVPPNLYIIGAMNTADRSIALVDAAIRRRFRFRHFPPNYEVLYDDLGFDGEQDVKTKASVEEGEDLGGLSILALSAINERIRDSGNLGKGKQVGHSYLIGGTTDERLVESWKNEILPLLDEYYFGDMERLKEHIFDGGGENLFNWKEQRIADFDSDALRAALSELVDEDGGVE
- a CDS encoding McrC family protein encodes the protein MTTADLIELSEYDESDPIDLSDDDIEMIESQVDGLRVEYRRGKQVVLHTDHRVGVVALPDGPTIEIQPKIGDPNLVTLLRYANGAEPTHLSRETELESGTNFVDTVAALFLEELEAVLSQGLRREYVDVEGTEEYLRGRLNVQRQLAGGPGKTDFECDYDEFTYDTTLNQTILCVANVLSSVVDGTGIAGELREYESRLRRRVTLREVSIEEAERIELTRLTDYYEKVLVLSRLVLKHIYIEDIVAGEGASYSLLIGMNDVFEKVVERTARETVDERDGWSVEGQARTDNLLRGSPPIRMRPDFVVKRHGEPVLVGDAKWKTGVKNNDVYQVVAYQTAYDAPCVLVYPDNDGAVENDYSVKNGHSLAMLELPTGVNTADVHEFGRENVERFFDFLSRTVG